In the Lysinibacillus sp. PLM2 genome, one interval contains:
- the cheX gene encoding CheY-P phosphatase CheX, whose product MENSNNIQLILDGTIQAIKTIVPMDVNIQPSTIMNEPYVQDEIGVLIGLIGDFKGRIIIDSALSTFSEIGSNMFGMPLEGIMLESFTGEFGNMIAGNLCTYIESKSVNIDITPPTVMVGNTKLLGFETAYRLPVTIDGMGSINILFTLDEE is encoded by the coding sequence ATGGAAAATTCTAATAATATACAATTAATTTTAGATGGAACGATACAAGCTATCAAAACCATTGTTCCTATGGATGTTAACATTCAACCTTCTACTATAATGAATGAACCTTATGTACAGGATGAGATTGGTGTACTTATAGGGCTAATAGGAGATTTTAAGGGTAGAATTATCATCGATAGTGCATTATCAACTTTTAGTGAAATTGGTTCAAATATGTTCGGTATGCCACTGGAAGGAATCATGCTTGAATCTTTTACAGGCGAATTTGGAAATATGATCGCCGGAAATTTATGTACATACATAGAATCAAAATCAGTAAATATTGATATTACCCCCCCTACCGTTATGGTAGGAAATACAAAATTACTTGGATTTGAAACAGCATACAGGTTACCTGTGACAATTGATGGCATGGGTTCAATAAACATTTTATTTACTTTAGATGAAGAATAA
- the cbaB gene encoding cytochrome c oxidase subunit 2, protein MHIHKYEKWWLIFGTAMLIAFLAIVGVSAFHGGTHPNNSKWTINYEEVDTIAPFNNPGVHKVEGKDWDYEVVIVSSAFMYNPTEIEVPVGSKVRFIATTKDVIHGFEVAGTNINMMLEPGYVSEKITTVDKAGEYLIVCNEYCGVGHAMMYSTLKVVE, encoded by the coding sequence ATGCACATACATAAGTATGAGAAATGGTGGCTTATATTCGGAACAGCTATGCTCATTGCATTTTTAGCAATCGTAGGTGTAAGTGCTTTCCATGGTGGTACACATCCGAATAACTCCAAATGGACAATTAATTATGAAGAAGTAGATACTATTGCTCCATTTAATAACCCTGGTGTACACAAAGTTGAAGGAAAAGACTGGGACTATGAAGTTGTTATAGTTTCTTCAGCATTTATGTATAATCCAACGGAAATTGAAGTACCTGTAGGCTCAAAAGTAAGATTCATCGCTACTACAAAAGATGTTATCCATGGTTTTGAAGTTGCAGGAACAAACATTAATATGATGTTGGAGCCTGGTTATGTTTCTGAAAAAATCACAACAGTTGATAAAGCTGGAGAGTATTTAATCGTCTGTAATGAATATTGCGGTGTAGGTCACGCAATGATGTATTCTACTTTAAAGGTGGTGGAGTAA